Proteins encoded in a region of the Anas acuta chromosome 13, bAnaAcu1.1, whole genome shotgun sequence genome:
- the LOC137863687 gene encoding TLR adapter interacting with SLC15A4 on the lysosome-like yields the protein MCASVIAHTVSSEGRVCESLFSYSSRSRRLWGYVIIYLPYPTRIDLNGTLVIRLLLTLVIMLAEGILTSLVYKESCHQDKPHKSHAAKQDEEGNWREKLVDNPKITGLADGCETQDRISAKSDMEHKRDPQQRPILGFPARDQKTLVKGTVSPALHIPRRQQYNEQMDLYRSWSCNSIYQNYPDLHIGGNHVGDHTCDSGCVLDHVCDELPDGPVILSIDIPLGESPLCEHPHKSGSQSLPGDDAGERSIMLCEEPLSNSMLNNYMETKVAEFYKLFFEENLTRCGSVRNLLTCSLIRNNLNQISYQISQEQNIEASKAREVLLQSIALFSLHNTTNRSSLEFSTPNLQISNPAFVKKSCRIQFTS from the exons ATGTGTGCTTCAGTTATTGCCCACACAGTCAGCAGTGAAGGAAGAGTATGTGAGAGTCTGTTCTCTTACAGCAGCCGAAGTAGGAGGCTTTGGGGCTATGTGATTATCTACCTTCCTTACCCTACTAGAATTG ATCTCAATGGAACTCTGGTGATTAGACTGCTGCTCACACTTGTCATCATGCTGGCAGAAGGCATCTTAACTAGTCTCGTGTATAAAGAAAGCTGTCATCAAGATAAGCCTCACAAGTCTCATGCAGCAAAACAGGATGAAGAGGGAAACTGGAGAGAGAAACTTGTAGACAACCCCAAAATTACAGGACTTGCTGATGGATGTGAGACGCAGGATAGGATCTCTGCTAAAAGCGACATGGAACACAAGAGAGATCCTCAGCAGAGACCCATACTAGGGTTTCCTGCAAGAGATCAGAAAACACTTGTTAAAGGAACTGTATCACCAGCTTTACACATCCCCAGAAGACAGCAATATAACGAACAGATGGATTTGTATAGATCCTGGTCATGCAACAGCATTTATCAAAACTATCCTGACTTACATATTGGAGGAAACCATGTGGGGGACCATACATGTGATTCAGGTTGTGTTTTGGACCACGTGTGTGACGAACTTCCTGATGGCCCTGTTATACTGTCCATAGACATTCCTCTTGGCGAGTCTCCTCTGTGTGAGCATCCTCACAAGTCAGGCAGTCAGTCCCTGCCTGGAGACGATGCTGGAGAAAGGAGCATAATGCTCTGCGAGGAGCCTCTTTCAAACTCCATGCTCAACAACTACATGGAAACGAAAGTGGCAGAGTTCTACAAActgttttttgaagaaaacttgACCAGGTGTGGCTCTGTAAGAAACCTCCTCACCTGCAGTTTGATAAGGAACAACCTGAATCAGATCAGCTATCAGATATCCCAGGAGCAGAATATAGAAGCATCGAAAGCCAGAGAAGTGCTCTTACAGTCTATAGCTTTGTTTAGTTTGCACAATACTACCAACAGAAGCAGCTTGGAGTTCAGTACTCCAAACTTACAAATTTCAAACCCAGCATTTGTGAAAAAGAGCTGCAGGATACAGTTTACGTCATGA
- the SH3BGRL gene encoding adapter SH3BGRL isoform X1: protein MLCSSGSGPRHISGSCWIKKQQQDVLGFLEANKIEFEEKDIAANEENRKWMRENVPEDSRPASGNPLPPRLFNDSRYLGDYEAFFEARENNAVYAFLGLTAPPGSKEAEALAKQQA, encoded by the exons ATGCTGTGCAGCTCCGGATCCGGCCCCCGGCACATCTCAGGCTCCTGCTGG atcaaaaagcagcaacaagaTGTTCTAGGGTTCTTGGAGGCCAACAAAATTGAATTTGAGGAAAAGGACATCGCCGCCAACGAGGAGAACCGCAAATGGATGCGGGAGAACGTCCCAGAAGACAGCCGGCCCGCCAGCGGCAACCCGCTGCCACCGCGGCTCTTCAACGACAGCCGCTACCTCGGG GATTACGAAGCCTTCTTCGAAGCTCGAGAGAATAATGCGGTATATGCGTTTTTAGGCTTGACTGCGCCACCTGGTTCAAAG gAAGCTGAAGCGCTGGCAAAGCAGCAAGCATGA
- the SH3BGRL gene encoding adapter SH3BGRL isoform X2: protein MVIKVYIASSSGSTAIKKQQQDVLGFLEANKIEFEEKDIAANEENRKWMRENVPEDSRPASGNPLPPRLFNDSRYLGDYEAFFEARENNAVYAFLGLTAPPGSKEAEALAKQQA, encoded by the exons ATGGTTATCAAGGTCTACATCGCCTCCTCCTCCGGCTCCACGGCG atcaaaaagcagcaacaagaTGTTCTAGGGTTCTTGGAGGCCAACAAAATTGAATTTGAGGAAAAGGACATCGCCGCCAACGAGGAGAACCGCAAATGGATGCGGGAGAACGTCCCAGAAGACAGCCGGCCCGCCAGCGGCAACCCGCTGCCACCGCGGCTCTTCAACGACAGCCGCTACCTCGGG GATTACGAAGCCTTCTTCGAAGCTCGAGAGAATAATGCGGTATATGCGTTTTTAGGCTTGACTGCGCCACCTGGTTCAAAG gAAGCTGAAGCGCTGGCAAAGCAGCAAGCATGA